The following is a genomic window from Euwallacea similis isolate ESF13 chromosome 4, ESF131.1, whole genome shotgun sequence.
tattaaaaaaactgttttatgtttgttttcaaCTCTTAACATCGCCAGTTTTATGGGTGTACGATCTCCGATATGTTGGTTTTACCTTTCATGAGTACCTCCTAATATTCTGCTTCTTTTTTTCGATGATACAGTTGTTTATATACAATGTCATCTCTAAAGTCCAAATTACatgggattttatttttactttggATTTGGCTTCGGGTTGTTCTTCAGAAGTGATGAGAAATGACATACAAATCGAAAAACCAGTTACTGTCTATAACCgtcaaattgcattttttcaaaaacaatcaaaatctaccattatttctcaaaattgtgaaaaatcacaaagggaacagtttctttttttttcctaTATGAGAATGTTCAACTTTCTCGGATGACTTtcatttttacacatttttttgtatttctacATTTCTGATGAATTCAAATCGATCAATAACCTGGTAAGAATAATTATagtatttcaaaataactGTCTGAATGAGTATTCATTAATTAAAGATGTAATAAGTATATCCTATATTATTTCACATTGTCATAAGAGAGccatgaaaatatttgaatagaAGTTACCGggaaaaccatttttccatGTCAATAAATTATCAGGTTTTCccgaatgaaaaaaaaacttttaaaatagtaattttcaacctttttattttactttttatcttttataaCTAATAAATACTCATTCAgacaattattttgatatactaTAATTATCCTTACAATGTTGCTGACCGATTTGAACACTTCGGAAATGGAGAAAcggaaaaatataaacaaataaaagtcGTCGaggaaagtttaaatttggcATATGAGTAGAAAATACGAAactaagaaacttttttctttgtgattttcaaaaattttgagaaataatggtagattttcaatgtttttaatgcaatttaacaGTTATAGGcagtcatttgtttttcaatttgtatctgatttctcattttttgtGAAGCATAACTTGAAaacaaagtcaaaatttactCAAGTTCataagtaacaaaaaatctCATAAGATGCACACTTTATGGATGACACTGTACATATACAAGGCGTCCTAGAATGAGTAGGCAATCTTTTGGATTCATAGAcaatgcatcaaaataacatGGTAAGTTCTTACAAAAATGTCTTTTCTAGACCTCCCTTACAAAGATACAGGCTTCTAAAAAACGCCTCTGGAAATcagtttttcttgaataaattttaaagtgctTAGTGTAATTCGAGGTTCGAGAACTTATGATTTTTGGGTTAAAGCTGGCAAAGTAAACGAGTCAAATGAGTTAGAATGGTATAATATTAAGGAACTTCATCCAACATCCATTATActaaaaaacgatttaattATACTATAAGtgctttaaaacttatttaagaAACATTATTCCCAGAGGTGTCCTTTGGGAGTTTGAATCTCCGTAGGGACGGTCGGtagaaaaaactttgaaagaaatttgtcACATTATTTCGATGCATTCTCTACGAATCCGAGAGATTGACCACATAttctgagacaccctgtatatgtcaaTTTCTGTGGGATCGTTGCTCGCTTGATCTCTAGTCTTCTATTTTCTTCGACACTGGACGATGTATTTCTCCTCCCTGTCCCACTCTTACAGAGCagcgaattttttttaattgcttcatATGCagcttctgaccgattttgttattatttatttgtgacCAGCACTCGCCGAGGAAAAATAATGGTGCTGCTGAAGTGCTACGttattatttatagaaaatttattggtaTGCATATCGAGCTGCTTTCCGTGATATATCAGAGCAATTTTAACACCTTACGCCAACAAGGCTTTTGTTTCCAAGTCGAAATTTATCTGCCGGACGCGCCTTAACATATGGAATAAGAAGTCGGTACCTCCGATATGCGGCGGTACTGCCGCGTACAGTGAGCTGGTATTTATTAGTTGATAACCGTTTGGAGATATGGGTTCTATTTATTCGCTAGATGGGCGGAGAAAAAACTCTGCCGTAGTTGCGGGAAATCATATTTTATGCTACCTACAGCGcggaagaaaaaaatcaatgttatACAATTAGGCCGCTTTCACAGAAAAAGGAACATCTTGAGATGCGaacaaatgatatttttagtCGTTTCGGTCATCTGAAAGTAACATTTTGCCCGATAAAGGGAGAAAAAGAGCGCAAATTTCTTGTTCGGTGTCCGTTCGTGAATAAAATGCTCATTGAATTCAAATATAATGGTGTTGTTGAGGTGCCTCCTATAGCACCCCGGCGGCGAAAATCAAACGGCAGCTCTCGCTTTACTCGCATTAGTATACAGGGCCCTGTCCGTTggtgtaattttattattgctgtTAGCGACACGTTAATAAAACTGCGGTTTATACCAATTAAAACGTGAATATCCTACTGGCTCACGTCCTCAAGTCACACAACGTAATTTGGTCATAGCAGATGTCGAACTCCAACTGATGGCATTTAGGTTCCGTGGGTAACATCGTCCAAAGCCTTGGGCATGCACAATAGCACGATAGTTCTAATTTCGCGCATGCTGGTGCTGCTGCTGCTGGTCCTCAGTGGTACGCAACCCTGGAAGAAAGGGTTCCAATCCTTGCAATCAAACGACACCATTCAGtgaaacaaaatgaaaaactctGATGATATCACACCCATCTAAAAGATAGCGCATTCAACCAGATGCCACACGTCCTTTGCGAGCATTTACACACCATTCGCATATAAGTTCTTCGCGTGCTATTTTATACGtttcaagtaaatttattGGCCGAAATGGTACAAAAGTCACGCATACTTAGCACGATAAAATTCTGTACGAGCCAACAAATCGCGAGGGTAAATTACCAGTATGATAGCCGACCTTTTGTATATGAGTTAGATTCcagtattaaattgcaaagtGTCATTTGTTATGTTCGTATTATACGCTTCGTGGGATTTTTCAAATGCCTTTGAGTCAAGTTATGGCTGGGTGCGGGCTAGAATCAATATACCGGGTGAAGTAGTTTTCAcgcaaatatttgtatttgtcaccTGAGGTTCAAGAGCGAAATCCATCACTTCGTCGTTGGGTATCAGAACTCAGCTAACACGTGTACCAACTTTATATCCGagaggtatacagggtgttatttaaatatgtaacCAAGCTTTAAAGGGTGATTCTTTCAATGATTCTAGggcgaaaagtttatataaacgtaCGTCCGCCAATACTTTGTTtttaagatacagggtgtcaaacttttttttaaatcgtttttttgtaaaaatcttaataatcctttagccgattttgttgcaatttgGCAGCGTTATTTATCGTTATTATTCTTATATATgctattatattatttattttttaagtgtagttttaataaagtttttttcttgtttgattcTTCTTAAATTTCCGGCGTTACCTCTGTGCACGGCACTAGCAAAAggagacaaacaatttctagcttaaacaattattttgtacTACAGTAAAAACTGTCACCAAGTTTCAACGTCGCATTAGTTTGCGTCCTTTTCTTATTTAGGAGATTCTTTTAATGTGTAACGATAAGAAAAAGGTTTGATACCCTGTATCTTAAAAACGAAGTATTACTAGATCCATGTTTACGTAGTGTGTGTCATTTAAAGTGACACAAACGATTATCTCCGAAACCAGATGtaaaatcacaaaaagtttcaaacaaacaTTACTTGTTATGAATGGGGACGTCCAAGGtgcaaaagtaaatttttattcaaggtcatttaaaggacatttcaagcccaattttatttaatgaaacactcatatttttggcaaatttgcaaagagcttaaaaaattaagtgttttttggctgaaattttttttctaaagctTCTCGTCTTtcaaatatcaacaaaaatggAAACGACacattgaaaataacaattacgaaaaaaactttattgatgaaaaataaaaattcacagatTCTAAAATTTAACCCAAAATCATAgtgaaagtgatttttaaacatttgtcgattgaacaaaaaagttatgttttcactaaaatttcaaaggaacTTTTAAGACGAAGCTACTTATAtgtttttcaactaaaatttttaatttaaaagtgaaaaattgagGACTTTTCTAAAGacaagaaaattcaaatgatGTTAGCTTATGGAGAGTGTGGTCAAAACGGGGTTGAAGTTTCAAAAAGAACACCTAGTTGTCGAACTTTTTATcgaataatcaaaaaatttcttgaaagtGCCAACGTGCAAATAGGTAAAAAAACCGCGCAAGAACTGCCACTAATTAAACCAACCAAATAGCTACTTTAGCGGCTGTGGATTGCCATGTAAGTTACCGTCAGTTTTCAAGAGATTCGGGCATTTCGTTGGCCAGTGTGTATCgcgttttaaaattgaatgagCTGCACCCGTATCATGTTTccttccattaaaaattacatggCAACGATATTGAAAAGCAGGTGACATTTTATACTTTAGCaagggaaaaattatatttgaatgAAGACTTTTCCTCAATGCGCTTTTGGAAAAATGGGTAGGATGTAATGATCCAGCGAATTGGCCACCCAGATCACCTTATTTGACctcttaaaacttttaaagttAAGGTtatgttaaagaaaaaatgcttCGGATGATACGAATATGAAAAATCACATCAGAGCAGTTTGTGAAGCAATTACTGAATTAATGCTTGGAAGTGTTTCGAGGTCGTTTACCACGAGAATTGGAAAATGTCTCGATGCGGAAGATgaacattttgagcatttgttTGACTGATAaatgtttagaaataatttttactgtgattttggattaatttttagaagctatgcatttttattcaacaatTAAAGTTAGAATAGTTTCTCTATCGTGCAATCAAATAAGCAACTTTTCCCCACTGTTATGACGTCAAAACTATCAAAATGAAtagtaaaagaaaaacgtaTGACTATAAGTTTTCAAACGACGAGTAGGATTAGATTCTGTGATATTCGATTTGCTGATCGCAAATCGGAGCAGTGCAGGAAATTgtgtaatataaaaatatacaatcaatataactttcttaaatggttaatatttagaaacaaaaacactgattgctttaaaattaaagacagGTACATATATGAAAACCTGCCATACATCCATATTGGCTAACAAAATACTGACTATAGAGTACAGATATATTAACGGTACCACTAATAATTGCCCCAAGATAACTTGAAcacaaattccaaaatatacTTAATCTGAGTCTACAAGTGTGTgtcagtagtttttggttccATTTTTTCTTCCACCTGATTCCTTACAATCTTGTCTTTTCCAATCACTCCAAATTCATAAGCATGAATCAATACAGCTGTCACTCTTTCCTTGAAAGTTTGAGATCGTGTTGTGATGCAAACCTTTTCAAATAGATTCATCATATCGTCAATATTACCACCATCATTTGCGACctgtttcatattttctatatacTCCTTAATTGGTAGTAGCTTGATTTGCCACAAATAAATCCCTTGAAAAGTACCCAGCAACGCATTTTCTTTCCATTCTGATAGAAGAGTGGAGTACGACATGATCTCCTGCACCTTTTCGCCGAAGTATTCAATAACTTCTGAAAAAGACTTGTGGTAGATTTTCAGATAATCCTCTAAAACATCCATGTCAGCTTTGGAGGCCCCTGAATAGAAGAAGTAGGACAGGTCATGAATAGGGCTGGTTTCTCGGGTGACTTGAAAATCAACGAGCTTCATATCTATTAGTTTACCGGATTCCTGAAAATAGGGTTTAATGTTATGCAAGAGGcaaaaattgtgttaaaaaaatcttaccgAATATTTGAACATCATGTTGTTAGACCAGCAATCGCCATGCGTAGTGCAACTATACTGACCAGTATATTGGGtagcttttttaaaagtcgGTATTGTGTATTTTGGTAAATCCTTGAGCTCCTCATAGACAGCAGATTGGTGGTCTAAAGCTTCCACTGCGGAGGACATAcattcttcaaatatttttgccgACATATCAATAATCATATCAAATATATTTGTAAGTCCTtcgtgatattttttaaatgttgcgtAATCTTTCTTCTTTAACACGAATGATAAGGCGTGGAATCTTGCGTAGGTTTCAAATATAAACTTTAAGTGTTCACTGTCCAGGTATTTTTGTTTGTCATGTAAAACGAAGCCTTGCTTTTTCAGGTTCTCCATTACCAAATATTCTCTCTTGGGTTCGAGGTTGCTTGAAAAGAAAACAGGTACATTATTGAATGGTCTGGGCAAGTGAACAGTTTTCTGGAGAGCCGCCAATGTCGGATAGATTgtcgaataaaaaataacctcgtttttaaatatagaattGAAGTCGAAGTCTACTCCTGATGATTTTTTGATAGCAATTTGAATAACCTGTTTTGAATCTTTATCCACAATATCTGCCATGTAGAAATGCCCCACGAATCCGTCTCCAAGTTGCACATTTAAGTCCATGTTCACTtcataattaacaatattttttactttggcCACTTCCGCCACTATATCGTCTAACTGGGATTTTAACGCAGCTGTTTGCTCCATTTTCGCAAACTACTTACAACAGTGGGTGACTGTAATTAGGTATTAAACGATAACAACAAtacgtccaaaaatatttaactgcTTTATCGCTTTATCTGCGATTTACTGTATACTACAAATGGCTGGTTAATTCAACAGTCGCACTGCATGCTTTATAGTTCGTCAAGGCCAAACAACACAGTCAAACACTTCTCATTATACCATCAACGAGTTAATAATGATGATCAAAGTTCACACTCGCTGAGAATTAActcttatttaatatttgatacattattaaataatgttgcGTAACTTTTGGCTGTGTGCGTTGCTTGCGATATAGTATGTACGtacatattttttcgaaaGTCGACTATTGTAGCACGTTCCCGTCTTCATAACACGGTCTTTATGGTTCACGGATGGTTATTAGGGAAgcaatattataaatttgagtTTTGGCATCTCTGATGACTTCCAAACATTCGTAACATTTCTTGGGGCCTAAAGGCCCAATTGATAGTAATATTGACTcgcatgaaataaaaaatgttcctgCAGAGGAAAATGTCTTTGAAGTCTTTCTTATACTTATATTGTAtcatatgtacagggtggttcaaATATTTGACTCATTCGTCATTGTTCCTGGAAGGGCAAATGGCAATAAAACACAAGATAAAAATCCAagcctgtataaaaaaaataagttgatgatggtggctcaaagacgaaacgttggatttcaaatttcatcatGTCATATTGTAGGAATAAGGGAGATATAATAATGGATCgacatttgttttgaaatatttcttcaaaataagtcaggaaaaaataaaaattatatagcaaaatttccgttttttctggatatttcCGGAAcaattcggaatttttccgaGTTCGAAGCGACATTTTCTTGGGTATTAAATTGTGCAACTTTGTCCCAATTTAAGCTACTttgtatctcttatagttttcGAGATGCCAGTGATATGTTCGAATTTAAACCACTCTATACAGGTCGTTTCCTAATACAGGGTAATTTTCTAATGGCGGATAAGCTTTTTGGTTTGTTGTAGGAGACCATTGAgggaattttatttagttatatatttataattaaaaaaatctatctgcttcctttttttagttattcgttaaaaacaaaatcgaaaatttggCAAAGTACATATTAAGAAGAGCTGGTATAATGCTAATACATATGTAGTTAAACGCACTGTTCGTTATATCGAATATCCGCAATATCATTTTAGTtgttgaacattttaaaaacatcgCTACGAAAtgcatatttacattttgatgaaaaaatttcgattttcaaattaaaaaaatggcccCAAAGAGaatgtttttagtaatttttattgcaaataacaATTAAAGACACATAACGTTCTATTAAAAACGATatgaagtttcaaaattttgaaaaatggagataggttttcaaatttatatcttCAAATCTTGGTGGATTCTAGGGaaggaattttatattattttctcaaGACTCCCTCAACAGTTCCCTACAACATACCGAAGAGCTTATCCGTCATTAGAAAATCATCTTGCATTTAGACTGCTTCCGGTACGTTGACTATTATTAGAATATATCCTCTACGTTTGAggcaaattgcaattttttcctcTTATTTCGCGTGGAAATAATACCTCACACAAAAGTGTTGGAGTGGCGAAATTTGAccatattttgaataaaaattataaataaattaattcttctGGATCAGAGTGTGGCATGTCCAGAGGGATTtgactaatttaaatagagtTAAAGATGTGTTTTCAGGAAAACATTCGGTAAATACTTCTCatgaaaatattcttatttaaacattttaaaattgctagAAATGGTATCAGATATATGAAATTTcacaaacataaaaaatcgGTCTATGAGAAACTGAAAAGAAACTCTCGCAGGCGTATGACGTCATAAAGCGGTATGCTGGATTTGAACTAAATAGCGCGACAGGCAATAAATTGGGGATTACGGGGGAAACATGGCTTTTCCCGGTTTACATTACTTTTCTATTATCTATCtatctttaaaattgcttaatgtttgttttagaGAC
Proteins encoded in this region:
- the LOC136408501 gene encoding uncharacterized protein, producing MEQTAALKSQLDDIVAEVAKVKNIVNYEVNMDLNVQLGDGFVGHFYMADIVDKDSKQVIQIAIKKSSGVDFDFNSIFKNEVIFYSTIYPTLAALQKTVHLPRPFNNVPVFFSSNLEPKREYLVMENLKKQGFVLHDKQKYLDSEHLKFIFETYARFHALSFVLKKKDYATFKKYHEGLTNIFDMIIDMSAKIFEECMSSAVEALDHQSAVYEELKDLPKYTIPTFKKATQYTGQYSCTTHGDCWSNNMMFKYSESGKLIDMKLVDFQVTRETSPIHDLSYFFYSGASKADMDVLEDYLKIYHKSFSEVIEYFGEKVQEIMSYSTLLSEWKENALLGTFQGIYLWQIKLLPIKEYIENMKQVANDGGNIDDMMNLFEKVCITTRSQTFKERVTAVLIHAYEFGVIGKDKIVRNQVEEKMEPKTTDTHL